Proteins encoded by one window of Plasmodium falciparum 3D7 genome assembly, chromosome: 4:
- a CDS encoding rifin, whose protein sequence is MKIHYINILLFELPLNILIYNQRNHKSTTHHTLKIPTTRLLCECELYSPANYDNDPEMKEVMEIFDRQTSERFHEYDERMVEKRMQCKDKCDKEIQKIILKDKLEKELAEKFVTLQTDIQNDAIPTCVCEKSIADKVEKGCLRCVGVFGGGVMPGFGTIGGTALYALNQLKPAVFKAAIKAALEEGAAEILAAGIEAGDAAGMNVVRYGLRYLHVHELFPVIFDSFVKTRPYNEITSIANSILLKYGPTCTGLDNNSPPAACTKFQLNLGIHKKIGAMIDTHGTPASTAIRQGLEGILEEATQTAEAAAKIAEKGVAAEITARETALIEAGFNSSITSINASIFAIVVIVLIMVIIYLILRYRRKKKMKKKLQYIKLLEE, encoded by the exons atgaaaatccattatattaatatattattgtttgagcttccattaaatatattg atatataatcaAAGGAACCATAAAAGCACCACACATCATACATTAAAAATACCAACTACCAGGTTATTATGCGAATGCGAATTATATTCACCTGCCAATTATGACAACGATCCTGAAATGAAAGAAGTGATGGAAATTTTCGATCGTCAAACCTCAGAAAGGTTTCATGAATATGACGAACGTATGGTCGAAAAACGAATGCAATGTAAAGATAAATGCGAtaaagaaatacaaaaaattatattaaaagataaattgGAAAAAGAATTGGCTGAAAAGTTTGTCACATTACAAACagatatacaaaatgatgCTATTCCCACATGTGTGTGCGAAAAGTCGATAGCAGATAAAGTGGAAAAAGGATGCTTGAGATGTGTAGGTGTGTTTGGTGGTGGTGTGATGCCTGGATTTGGTACGATAGGAGGAACGGCTTTATATGCTTTAAACCAGTTGAAACCTGCGGTATTTAAGGCCGCTATTAAAGCAGCTCTAGAAGAAGGTGCTGCTGAGATTTTGGCTGCGGGTATTGAAGCAGGTGATGCTGCAGGTATGAATGTAGTTAGATATGGATTAAGATATTTGCATGTACATGAATTATTTCCTGTAATATTTGATTCCTTTGTTAAAACAAGACCTTATAATGAAATCACATCTATTGCTAATTCAATTTTGTTGAAATATGGTCCGACCTGTACGGGGCTCGACAACAATAGTCCCCCTGCTGCATGCACTAAATTTCAGCTTAATTTAggtatacataaaaaaattggtGCTATGATTGATACACATGGTACTCCAGCATCTACTGCTATACGACAAGGGTTAGAAGGAATTCTTGAAGAAGCAACACAAACTGCTGAAGCAGCTGCTAAGATTGCTGAAAAAGGTGTTGCTGCTGAAATCACAGCTCGAGAGACCGCTTTGATAGAAGCTGGATTTAACAGTTCCATTACTTCCATAAATGCTTCGATTTTTGCAATTGTAGTAATCGTTTTAATtatggtgataatatatttaattttacgttatcgacgaaaaaaaaaaatgaagaaaaaactccaatatataaaactattAGAAGAATAG
- a CDS encoding rifin has translation MKLHYTKILLFFFPLNILLTSYHEHNKNKPYITSHTPTTTSRVLSECDLYMPNYDKDADMKSVKENFDRQTSQRFEEYEERMKDKRQKHKEERDKNIQEIILKDKIERSLEEKVEKCCLICGCGLGGGVAPFVGLFGGLAVNELKKDAAVAATEAGIKKAIEGVGSIFYLEEGSPIPWMNKIHAGNYNQKMPLVTIVNSIYNNCEDDPSSAGSLFCQASKSFIEERQRPVFTKTISEMAGNAAEAAGKAANEKYAEMTSVGTICSDPIVISAIVVVTIAVILLIIYLILRYRRKKKMNKKLQYTKLLNQ, from the exons atgaaactgCACTAcactaaaatattattatttttctttccattaaatatattgttaacATCATATCAT gaacataataaaaataaaccatACATCACATCACATACACCAACTACTACCTCAAGAGTTTTAAGCGAATGTGACCTATATATGCCCAATTATGATAAAGATGCGGATATGAAATCTGTGAAGGAAAACTTCGATCGACAAACGTCACAACGTTTTGAAGAATACGAAGAACGTATGAAAGATAAACGGCAAAAACATAAAGAAGAACGtgacaaaaatatacaagaaattattttaaaagataaaatcgAAAGATCATTAGAAGAAAAAGTGGAAAAATGTTGTCTTATATGTGGGTGTGGGTTAGGAGGTGGTGTTGCACCATTTGTTGGATTATTTGGTGGACTTGCTGTAAACGAATTGAAAAAAGATGCTGCGGTTGCTGCTACTGAAGCGGGTATTAAAAAAGCCATTGAAGGAGTAGGAAGTATATTTTATCTAGAAGAGGGATCTCCTATTCCATGGATGAACAAGATTCACGCAGGAAATTATAATCAGAAAATGCCTCTTGTTACAATAGTAAactctatatataataattgcgAGGATGATCCATCTTCTGCAGGTTCTTTATTTTGCCAGGCTTCAAAGTCATTTATTGAAGAAAGACAGCGTCCTGTGTTTACTAAAACTATTTCAGAAATGGCAGGAAATGCTGCAGAAGCTGCTGGAAAAGCAGCAAATGAGAAATATGCAGAGATGACAAGTGTTGGTACTATTTGTTCTGATCCTATTGTAATTTCTGCTATAGTAGTAGTGACTATAGCTGTTAtacttttaattatttatttaattttacgttatcgtagaaaaaagaaaatgaataaaaaactccaatacacaaaattattaaatcaaTAA
- a CDS encoding stevor produces the protein MKMYYLKMLLFNYLINTLVLPHYENYLYNPYNVSLNPNNTQRTTIKSRLLAQTQIHNPHYHNDPELKEIIDKMNEEAIKKYQKTHDPYEQLKDVVEKNGTKYTGGNDAKPMSTLEKELLETYEEMFGNESDMLKSGMSPNVDEKSSTCECTDLNGVKLAKTKGRDKYLKHLKHRCIGGICSCTVGSAILTMIGLAATKATIIKFLTVPPLSYNASTSPVTIYNMFVGITAWGPDAVGSIPTYSIVALQPWGIAALVLLILAVALIILYIWLYKRRKNSWKHECKKHLCK, from the exons atgaagatgtaTTATCTTAAAATGTTATTGTTTaactatttaataaatacattagTATTACCACATTAT gaaAATTATCTATATAACCCTTATAATGTGAGCCTCAATCCAAATAACACACAAAGAACAACGATAAAATCAAGACTTTTAGCACAAACCCAAATCCATAATCCGCATTATCATAATGACCCAGAACTCAAAGAAATAATTGATAAAATGAACGAGGAAGCAATCAAAAAATACCAAAAAACTCATGATCCATATGAACAATTGAAAGATGTAgtagaaaaaaatggaaCAAAATATACAGGTGGTAATGATGCAAAACCTATGTCAACGctagaaaaagaattattagaAACATATGAAGAAATGTTTGGTAACGAAAGTGATATGTTGAAGTCGGGCATGAGTCCAAATGTTGATGAAAAATCTTCAACATGTGAATGTACTGATCTTAATGGTGTGAAATTAGCAAAAACAAAAGGAAGAGATAAGTATTTAAAACACCTAAAACACAGATGTATAGGTGGAATATGTTCTTGCACAGTAGGTAGTGCAATCTTAACAATGATAGGTTTGGCAGCTACCAAAGCTACAATCATTAAATTTCTTACTGTCCCACCTTTATCTTATAATGCGTCCACATCCCCTGTCACTATATACAATATGTTTGTAGGTATTACAGCTTGGGGTCCTGATGCAGTAGGAAGTATTCCAACATATTCTATAGTTGCATTACAGCCCTGGGGTATTGCGGCTTTAGTTTTACTTATATTAGCTGTTGctcttataatattatatatatggctatataaaagaagaaaaaattcaTGGAAGCATGAATGCAAGAAACATTTATGTAAGTAA
- a CDS encoding rifin: MKIHYTNILLFPLKLNILVNTHKKPSITPRHIQTNRLLCECQLYAPQNYDNDPEMKRVMQQFHDRTTQRFQEYDERLQEKRQVCKDTCDKEIQKIILKDKLEKELMDKFATLQTDIQSDAIPTCICEKSLADKVEKGCLRCAQNLGGIVAPSSGVLAGIAEGALYAWKPKALEASIKTAIAEGTANILAAGVEAGEVTGKELVIAGLKKMGISTLDNKSLESYFATTSYKNITNIAQAVQKLYFETCACDSSGKVVYLYGDANRHIPICNSVWNQTPAVLTTKKGISTKEVIEKTVQTMVSDAEGVAADASAAKSAELTAAIKAREAEVINTIFMSKQTAIIASVVAILIIVLIMLIIYLILRYRRKKKMKKKLQYIKLLNQ, from the exons atgaaaatccattatactaatatattattgtttcctctaaaattaaatatattg GTAAATACCCACAAAAAACCATCCATTACACCACGTCATATACAAACTAACAGATTATTATGTGAGTGTCAATTATATGCACCacaaaattatgataatgacCCGGAAATGAAAAGGGTCATGCAACAATTTCATGATCGTACAACACAAAGGTTTCAAGAATACGATGAAAGGTTACAAGAAAAACGACAAGTATGTAAAGATACATGTGATAAGGAAatccaaaaaattattttaaaagataaattagaaaaagaattaatggACAAATTTGCCACACTACAAACAGATATACAAAGTGATGCTATTCCAACATGTATTTGCGAAAAGTCGTTAGCAGATAAAGTGGAAAAAGGATGTTTGAGATGTGCACAAAATTTGGGAGGGATTGTTGCACCCTCTTCAGGAGTATTAGCAGGAATTGCTGAAGGTGCGCTATATGCGTGGAAACCTAAGGCACTTGAGGCCTCTATTAAAACAGCTATAGCTGAGGGTACTGCTAATATTTTGGCTGCAGGTGTTGAAGCAGGTGAGGTTACAGGTAAGGAATTAGTTATTGCaggattaaaaaaaatgggtATATCAACTCTAGATAATAAGTCATTGGAATCCTATTTTGCTACAAcatcttataaaaatatcacAAACATTGCTCAAGCTGTTCAAAAACTATATTTTGAGACATGTGCATGTGATTCTTCAGGGAAAGTGGTCTACCTTTACGGTGACGCTAACCGTCATATTCCTATTTGCAATTCGGTGTGGAACCAAACTCCAGCTGTATTAACAACAAAAAAGGGTATTTCAACCAAAGAAGTTATAGAAAAAACTGTACAAACTATGGTGTCAGACGCCGAAGGGGTTGCTGCCGACGCTAGTGCTGCTAAAAGTGCCGAGTTAACTGCTGCAATAAAAGCTCGAGAGGCCGAAGTGATAAATACTATATTTATGAGTAAGCAAACTGCTATTATTGCTTCTGTTGTTGCAATATTAATTATAGTTTTAATTatgttgataatatatttgattttacGTTAtagacgaaaaaaaaaaatgaagaaaaaactacaatacataaaattattaaatcaataa
- a CDS encoding rifin — MKIHYTNILLFPLKLNILVNTHKKPSISPHHIQTTRLLCECELYMSNYDNDPEMKSVMQQFHDCTTQRFQEYDERLQEKRQICKDKCDKEIQKIILKDKIEKELTEKFSSLHTDIQGDDIPTCICEKSLADKVEKGCLRCAQNLGGIVVPSSGVLGEIAAFAVNAWKTTEIAAATELAKQAGAAAGKIAGEAMGVKTIIRIFEKIFSIDKLKGTTLKSFFTTTRYNDVKTIASVIDTEMNTSCVLNSFGNHAICGLRTKLDLVAKPGQVMVIQKDAITRMITDVVHKAEITAEAAKTQVAASKTAAAIKTNIEAIEAATTPYYTPIIASIVAVVVIILIMVIIYLILRYRRKKKMKKKLQYIKLLEV, encoded by the exons atgaaaatccattatactaatatattattgtttcctctaaaattaaatatattg GTAAATACCCACAAAAAACCATCCATCTCACCACATCATATACAAACTACCAGATTGTTATGCGAGTGCGAATTATATATGTCCAATTATGACAACGATCCTGAAATGAAATCTGTGATGCAACAATTTCATGATTGTACAACACAAAGGTTTCAAGAATACGATGAAAGGTTGCAAGAAAAACGACAAATATGTAAAGATAAATGTGATAAGGAAatccaaaaaattattttaaaagataaaattgaaaaagaattaaCCGAAAAATTTTCTTCGTTACACACGGATATACAAGGTGACGACATTCCAACATGTATTTGCGAAAAGTCCTTAGCAGATAAAGTGGAAAAAGGATGCTTGAGATGTGCACAAAATTTGGGGGGGATTGTTGTACCCTCTTCAGGAGTATTAGGAGAAATTGCTGCATTTGCTGTAAATGCCTGGAAAACTACAGAAATTGCAGCGGCTACGGAATTAGCTAAACAAGCAGGTGCAGCAGCAGGTAAAATTGCTGGTGAAGCTATGGGTGTTAAAACAATTATTagaatatttgaaaaaatattctcTATAGATAAGTTAAAAGGAACAACATTGAAATCCTTTTTTACTACAACGCGTTATAATGATGTCAAAACTATTGCTAGTGTTATTGATACGGAAATGAATACGTCTTGTGTGTTGAATTCCTTTGGTAATCACGCTATTTGCGGTCTTCGTACGAAATTAGATCTTGTTGCAAAACCTGGTCAAGTTATGGTTATACAGAAAGATGCTATAACAAGGATGATAACCGACGTTGTTCATAAAGCTGAAATTACTGCTGAAGCTGCAAAGACTCAGGTGGCTGCATCTAAAACAGCAGCAGCTATAAAAACGAACATAGAAGCTATAGAAGCTGCAACTACTCCTTACTATACTCCTATAATAGCATCTATCGTTGCAGTAGtagttataattttaattatggtaataatatatttaattttacgttatagaagaaaaaaaaaaatgaagaaaaaactgcaatacataaaattattagaagTATAG
- a CDS encoding rifin, with the protein MKIHCINILLFSVPLNILVNTHKKSSIRRLHTQTTRSLCECELYSPANYDSDPQMKEVMENFIKQTQQRFHDYDDRMKEKRKQCKERCDKEIQKIILKDKLEKELMDKFATLHTDIQSDSIPTCVCEKSLADKTEKFCLNCGKTMGGVAPGWGLVGGLWYATWSQYVTKTAIQKGIEAGVKWGIQELKVFHSLYRLIEVSQIQSFINPANYAEKTTYFSFVKSVNSTKCVGKAVNTEPFCNFVSLNGESALSDRAAVIAKDAAYMAEVAKEGVLKEGASVTSSLTTGITASLIAIVVIVLIMIIIYLVLRYRRKKKMKKKLQYIKLLEE; encoded by the exons atgaaaattcattgtattaatatattattgttttctgttccattaaatatatta gtaAATACCCACAAAAAATCATCCATAAGACGACTCCATACACAAACCACCAGATCATTATGCGAATGTGAATTATATTCACCGGCGAACTATGATAGTGACCCACAAATGAAAGAAGTCATGGAAAATTTCATTAAACAGACACAGCAAAGATTTCATGATTATGACGACCGTATGAAAGAAAAACGAAAGCAATGTAAAGAACGATGTGATAAAGAAatccaaaaaattattttaaaagataaattagaaaaagaattaatggACAAATTTGCCACACTACACACAGATATACAAAGTGACTCTATTCCAACATGTGTTTGCGAAAAGTCGTTAGCAGATAAAACAGAAAAGTTTTGTCTTAATTGTGGAAAAACTATGGGAGGGGTTGCCCCCGGTTGGGGTCTGGTCGGCGGTTTATGGTATGCGACATGGTCACAATATGTTACTAAAACGGCTATACAAAAGGGTATTGAAGCAGGTGTTAAATGGGGGATTCAAGAATTAAAAGTTTTTCATAGCTTATATCGATTAATTGAGGTTTCACAAATACAAAGTTTCATTAATCCTGCAAATTATGCTGAAAAAACGACgtatttttcatttgttaAAAGTGTTAATAGTACAAAGTGTGTTGGTAAAGCTGTTAATACTGAACCATTTTGCAATTTCGTATCACTTAATGGGGAAAGTGCATTATCCGATCGAGCTGCCGTTATTGCAAAAGATGCAGCATATATGGCTGAAGTTGCTAAAGAAGGTGTATTGAAAGAGGGAGCCAGTGTAACTAGTAGTTTAACTACTGGAATAACTGCTTCTCTTATTGCAATAGTAGTAATCGttttaattatgataattatctATTTAGTTTTACGTTATAGacgaaagaaaaaaatgaagaaaaaactccaatatataaaactattAGAAGAATAG